The region CGCTTCACTAGCTGCGGGTGAATGCGCAGGAACGAGAATGTGATGGCGAACCACAACACGATCAGGCAGCCGCCTACCGCGTTGAGCAGGAATGCGAGCAGTCCAGGGGGATTCCAGTACTGTAGTGCGACAGCTACGAAGCCGAAGAACACGGAGAGCACGACGGCGCGCATCGGTACGCCGCGGTGGTCGGTGCGTGCGAAAGCCTCGGGGGCGTCGCCGCGCAGGGCCAGGTTGTGGAGGAACCTGGAAGAACCGTAGATCTGTGTGTTGCACGCGGAGAGCAGCGCGATGACGATGACGGCTTCCATAATGCCTACCGCGCCCGGAATGTTTGCCAAGTGCAGCACGGCGGTAAACGGGGACTCGGAAGCGTCGTTCGCCCCACCGATGTCTTCGTATGGCAGCAGCAAGACGATGAGCAACACGGATCCGATGTAGAAGATGCCGATTCTCCAGATGATGGAGCGGATCGCGGAGTGCACGGCAACCTCGGGGTCTTCGGATTCGGCCGCCGCGATGGTGACCAGCTCAATACCGCCGAATGCGAACGCAACTGCGAGCAGTGCCGTGGCGACGCCACCCCAGCCGTTCGGCATGAACCCGAACTCGGCAATGTTCGTTGTGCCGACGAATGACGTTCCCGGCAGGAGCCCCAGCCACAACGCCACGCCGAGGGCGAGGAAGAGACAAATCACGGTGACCTTAATCAGGGCAAACCAGAACTCGAATTCGCCGAGGTTTCGCACTGCGGCGAAGTTAATCGCCGTGAAGATAACAATCGCTGTCAGCGCCGGGATCCACGGAGACACCGCGAGCCATGATGCGATGATGGCGGAAGCGCCGGTGATCTCGACGGCCATGATCATGATCATCATGAACCAGTAGAGCCAGCCGATGGCAAAGCCTGCCCACGGACCGAAGGCCTGTTCCGCGTAGGTAGAAAACGTGCCCGAAGAAGGGCGCGCGGCAACCATCTCCGCGAGCATCTGCATGATGCACACGGTGATTGCGCCAGCGATCATGTACGCAATGATGACAGCGGGGCCTGCTGCGGCGATACCCACACCAGTGCCAAGGAAGAGCCCGGCGCCAATTGCTGAGCCGAGGCCCATCATGGTCAGGTGCCGGGTCTTCAGTCCGCGCTGTAACGATGTCGACGCCCGAGTTGGGGTAACAACCGGTGAAGCTTTCAAAGACATGGCAATTACCTTAAACACTCATGTACTTTCATGCCTATCATTCGCAGTTGTGTCGCCCCGTGCACTGCGAATTCGGCCCGTAAAAGTAGAGCGTTAGCTGCTTCGCGCGCGCAGTGCGGGCGTGGTGCTTGCCGGCTCTTGGTGGATGCTGATATCACTCTGACCAGCAATCTCACTTGCTGGAATATGTGTCTCATTTCTTGTGTCGTAGATAATTGTCGACGGCTCCAGCATCACATTGACACCGATCTCGCAGTTGTCCCCGAGATCCACCCCGATTACACCCGATGCGGGGTGAAGCGTGCAATTGCGTCCGACTCGTAGCGGGATCCGGTTATGTCCGCTGCCGCGCGCAGCCATCAG is a window of Corynebacterium pseudogenitalium DNA encoding:
- a CDS encoding amino acid permease codes for the protein MSLKASPVVTPTRASTSLQRGLKTRHLTMMGLGSAIGAGLFLGTGVGIAAAGPAVIIAYMIAGAITVCIMQMLAEMVAARPSSGTFSTYAEQAFGPWAGFAIGWLYWFMMIMIMAVEITGASAIIASWLAVSPWIPALTAIVIFTAINFAAVRNLGEFEFWFALIKVTVICLFLALGVALWLGLLPGTSFVGTTNIAEFGFMPNGWGGVATALLAVAFAFGGIELVTIAAAESEDPEVAVHSAIRSIIWRIGIFYIGSVLLIVLLLPYEDIGGANDASESPFTAVLHLANIPGAVGIMEAVIVIALLSACNTQIYGSSRFLHNLALRGDAPEAFARTDHRGVPMRAVVLSVFFGFVAVALQYWNPPGLLAFLLNAVGGCLIVLWFAITFSFLRIHPQLVKRNEITHVRMWAPGVLPWATVVLAGAIVVLMLTNPDGRFQMFAVAVVVGIISIAGVLWTRTDTFQQRAKDAAERNIR